A segment of the Aureliella helgolandensis genome:
ACATCTTCAGGACTTGGCATGGTTAGGTCGGATCGACCACTTGAAAAATAGAAATCAAATCCCCGCTGCACCTCATGCGCCCAACGCTCTTGCGTGAAATTCTGCGGTGAGGGGAAAATGTGGCAAGCCCCACAAAACGCTTCCGCCGAAGCCTTAACCTCGTCAGACACTTCGCCAATCGATTCTGGCTCCTTGGCCGCTTCCGCACGAGAGACGCTTGCCTGCTCAACATCCGGTACTGAGGAGCTTCCGCACCCGCTAGAGGCCACCCCCCAACATCCCAAAGCAAAACAGAGAGTTCGGCAGCCCCAAGGGCCAGCCAAACGTCGCTTGCAAACCCCATTTCGCCGGGTGAGCGATCTATAAAACTCAGCCGACATTACAATGCCCAATATACTCGGAGGAGACGAGGTTCTAGAGTTGCTCAAGAAACGCGATACGCTTCCCCCGAGCTGCGGAAGCGGGTCCCTTGCCTACTGCTGTGCAACTGCATTTGATGACTGGCGGGCGATGATCGTTCGTGCCAGCAAATTCCGCTTGCACGTGGCAACGCCCAAACGGGGCACCTGTTCCTGCGCAATTCCCTTGCCCGCTGGAGTCCAGCGGCAAGCCTGAAAGGGAAGCTGCACTGCTCGCCAACCATCGATTCTATAACGACGATTCCCCCCCTAAGCCTCTCTAGCGGAATTTCAGTCGACTTCTCACAAGAAAAAGTATAGTCTGCAGGGCGCTGCGTCGACTTCTTCGGTGCACAATCTTCCCAGACCCAATTTGTGACGCTACGCTTGGCGCACCTCACCCTGCGTGCAACTGCGTTCCTGTCCATCACACACTTGGCCAACTTCCGGCTCGCGCAAGCGTTTCGGGGCCCAGGCGAGACCAAAGGAGCGAATGAGGTTCCCAGCTGGCTGAAGAGATTAAGGACAAGCGAGAGGTGTTCTCAACGCTTCACCAGGAAGCTGCCGCGCAGCCTCGTGATGCCGACATACGCTTTCGCTTGGGTTAGCTCGCCCAAGAGTTGCAAATGCCGGATATGGCAGTCACTCGGGTTAACGGGCTGTGGAAATAGTAACCCGCCGCGTGCGCAAGAAATGGCGGTTACCGCTACCGGGAAATTAGGGATGCTACCTCCGCGTTAAAATTCAAATTGCTATAAAATCAACAGCCCGCTAAGGCTGCAATCGAACTCGAGCCGACGCATGAGCGGGCCAGACCAGCGCTCCTCAACTTCACGACGCTCGCTTTGCCCCAACTGGACACGACTCAATCCCCACCGCCCGTCTCCGATCCATGATTACTCCCGCAGAAATTTATCAGAAAGTTGCGAGGCTTTACACAGCTGGTGTTCAGGCTTGGTTAGCTGGCGACGACTCATTTTTCCCGCGAAGAATCCCAGCGAATCTAAGCTTCCATGGACTCGAGCACTACGAGCTCATCCAGCAAGTTGAACAGTTGCGGCAGGGATCCAAACAGGCGATCGGATACGGATATTCCATTCGCTTTGAACGCAAAGTGAGCCGTAAACATGGAGAAAACCTATTTCCCTCCGCCATCGAAATCGTGTCGCTCGACGATCTGCTCCTTCTGCTTCGGAAGCAAAAAGAATTTCGCGTTTTGGTGAAAGCCACAATCCAACTGCGAAGTAGCTTTCCTCAATTGGAACCGTGGATACGACAGCATTGGAAGCGGCTGATCCTGGCAGCGGAGCACCTCCCCGACCTGCTTCAAATCACCCAATACATGCTGGCAAACCCGAATCCCGATTGCTACTTACGGGAACTTCCCCTGCCAATCTCCACCAAGATACTTGAGCAGCACAAACCGCTGTTGGGCGAATGGTTCAACCTCCTGCTTCCCGCACATGCGATCAACCACGGATGTGATCCTCGCAATTTTGAGCAGCGGTATGGCTTCCGCTATGCGAGAAAACACCTACTGGTGCGCGTCTTGGATCGAGACCTCCTGCCTGAGCTAGGAATCCCTTTCGATGAGTTATGCTTGCCCGCTCAAACTCTCGCCGTACTTCCGTCGAGAAACCTCCGCGTCATCGTCGTGGAAAATAAGATAAACCTGCTGACGCTGCCCCAAGTCCCTCGGGGGATTGCGTTTGGAGGCCTAGGCAACGACCTCAGTGAATTCAACACCATTGAATGGCTGAAATCTTCAGAGCTGCATTACTGGGGAGACATTGATGTCGCTGGGTTTCAGATCCTGGAACGTTTTCGACGAGCATTCCCTCAGACGCAGAGTCTGTTGATGGACCGAGAGACGCTCGACATGCACGCCACCCTATGCACCCCGCTTCCCAAACGCCACCAAGCAACAGTCGGCGAAACCCAAGAATCGGCGAATGCAAACAGCGGAGTGAATGTGAACTCGGCATCATGCCACCTTTCGCGAAGCGAGCAAGAATTGCTTGCACACTGTCAACACGACGCTATCCAACTTGAGCAAGAGCATCTCCCCCAGACCTATGTCACCGCGCGCATCCGCGCCTTGGTCCGGTAGATCCTGGAAGTCGGGACAGCATTGGAGGCAGTGATTCTTGGGCAAGTTGGTTGCATACACTGCGGCTAGCGGATCCTCCGCAATCACAACTCAGCTGCAAAATGGGGTGATGAAGCCCCGCCGGCTAGCGAACATCACACCAGCGATGCGCGAAATGCAGAACTGGTTTGCGATAGGCTCCAGCGAATCGCCACCGAGCCTCACTCCCGCACTCATGCTTTAGGGACTTGAACCTGAATCTCTTGCCCGACCACGCGGACTTTGAACTTATCGACCCCAATTTTTGGGTTTTCTAACCAAGTGCCATCGGCAATTGAAAAGCACCAGTGGTGCCAAGGGCACACGACGGCACAGCCATCGTCCACATAGCCTTCAGCCAGCGAGGCCCCTTGGTGCGGGCAAAAATCGTCGATGGCAAAGTACTCTTCTTGGTTCTTAAAGACTGCCACCATGCGGTTTCCCACGGAAAATGCCCTCCCCCTCCCTTCCAGAATATCGCCAACTTTAGCTACGGTAACGTAGGGTGGGTCCGACTCTTCATCGGGAAACAATGGCAGGGGAGCTTCTTCACTCATGGATCGACTTTGTCAGTGGTTTCTAGAATTTCTGAGACTGCGGCTGACTGATTTTGGCGCGCCTTCAATCCTAACGCAAACCTAGCTTCGCGCCAGCCACTTTCGCTCTGGTTACCAGCTGCGCTCTAGCAGCCCGCCGCATACCGGCGCCGCCCGCCGCTGGCTGACATTGTAAACCGCTGCATGGACAAGCAAGGGTGGTTGCCGTGACGTGGGAGTCAGGGGTACCGCCGTCCCGCTAAAACCAAACGCCCGTTCAAATCCGCGCGCCGGTAAGCCAGATTGGACTCGCTGCCGCTGCGGTGCAACGCACAATGCACAAGGCACAATGCACAACGCACAACGCACAAGGCACAACGCACAACGCACAACGCACAACGCATGATGCGAGGCCTACGTGAAACGGCAGCCGTCTTAAGAGCAACAAGCCTTAACGGGCTGTTGAAATAGTAACCCGCCGCGTGAGCAAGGAAAGACAACCTCCGCTACAAGTCAATTAAGGCTGCTACCTCCGCATTAAAATTCAAATTGCGATTAAATCAACAGCCCGTTAAGCGGTGGGTGGGATTGTGGCTAGCCACGGTTCATCTACGCGGTTCATCTCCAGGGACGGAAGACATCTATCTAACGGTAAGGGTTGATGCCGCGCAACCGGCCCTCCACAACCGTAGCCAACATCAGCAGCTGGAACAACTGCCCCTGATAGTATTCATCCAGGATGGGTATCGAGATTTGGGTCGCTGGAATTCGCGCCTCCCGCATGCCCTGCAAAGCATCCTCATAGACTTCGTCCAGAACGCTGGGCAGCGTTGGGGCAACGTCGGCTTCACCGCCGGACGGCTCCGCCACAAACAGGCCATTCACCCAGTTCCCGCTCGTTTCCGCCGAACTCCTCAGGGGATCAAACCGACTGCGTTCCACTCGCACATAATGCACCAGTTTATTCGGTGGACCATTTTGGCATTGCTGCCCAAACCGACGATAATCACGTGGCATGGTAACTGTCAGGGGTGTCGGACCAGCTCGCCGATGATTCAAGGCGCCAGTTACAACATGCTCATACCAGCGACCGGTCGCTTCCAACGCATCATTCCACACGCACAAAGCACGGATCGGCTCATCACAGTGCACGTCCGCCAAATAGCTCACAGCGGCCAGCTGCAGCACGATGTTGTCGGCAGCTTTCGTGGTAGAAAAATGCTCATCAATCGCCTGCGCTCCCTCCATCAACTTCATAATGTTGATCCCCATCAGCGCACCGGGTACCAAACCAACATGAGAGAGCAGCGAAAATCGTTCGCCGACACTTGGAGGCACCGAAAACACATTCGGGCAGGCTAGACGCTCAGCAACCCCTCGCAGCTCCCCCTCCGCGCCCGTAACCGCGATGAATCGACTCCGAAGCAACTGCGGGTCGCCTCCGCAACTCACCGCCAGCGCTCGGAGGAACGGTTCAAGCACAGCTTGGACTTGGCGATCCTCCCCACTGGGGTCAATCACCACTACCCCCCAGCTCTCCTGCACCCCAACTGCTGTCTGAGCACGGTGTGCGTTGAGAAGTTGCAAGAGCCCCTGCGTCGGATCATTGCCAAGACTGTTTCCGGCGAAATACATCCTTGGACGACTCCCCCGCGCGCCCCGAGAAAGCTGATTGAAGTAGGGTTGGCAACAACTCGCCAACATGGCTTCAGCCCCCAAGGAAGCTGTTTCACTCCCGAGCACCACGATGCTGTCAACTTCTGTCATCAGTCTCTTGGTAACCGCCAAGACGAGCGCCAACTCACTCCCTTGACGGTCCGCCTGATAGCTGGCCAATTGCTGCTGCGGCAATTGAAAAAACCCAGAGTGGAGCGGCAGCTTCTCCGCCGGAGTCGCGATGCTTCCGGCCAACATGGGGCCATCGAGTTGCACCAGCTCATCCCGCAATCGATCGAGCACCGAAGCGAGACCGCTCAACTTCGCCCGTCGCTCCCCACCACCGGGAGGGAAGGCATCCGTTGAATCGAAGTTTAGCAGTGGTGGCATGGGAGGCTCTTAGCAGCGATAGGAAATGCAGGCCAGAAATCTACAACATATCAACATGCAACGGAACCGCATGGCGTGTGCATGAAGTCTCCCTGTTTCGCTTTTTCGCGCGTGGGCTTCCCACCAATACGGATTTGCGAGAACAGTTTTTTGGATGAAAGTCAGCCTGTTCGACGCTGACCGCTTGGCCGAAAACACTTGACAGCCACGACCGCCTTGCTATTCTCAGGGCAGCTTGTGGTGACGTGTGCTGGCAGTCTTTCAGCCACGTGAACAGGGAACTCCGGTGAAACTCCGGGACGGACCGGCCGCTGTGAGCCGCTTGCATTTCGACAGAAATGCGACGAAACCCTCTTTCTAGAGATACCATTGCTTCCGTTAGATGGGAGCGAGAAGGTGTGTGGGATTCGTGAGTGGCAAGTCAGAAGACCTACCGCAAGTCGTTGCGTATTTGCCCTCCAGGTAATGGGGCTGACGTGAATTTCGGTGCACCCCTGCCCCGATCTGTCCTTCCATTCCTAGCTGTACGGACCAGGCCATCCACATGTGCCGAAAATCCGCTTTTACGTTGGTCGAGCTGCTGGTGGTGATTGCCATTATTGGCATTCTCGTCGGATTGTTGCTACCGGCCGTGCAAGCAGCCCGCGAGGCCGCGCGTAAAGCTTCCTGCAAGAACAACTTGCGGCAGATTGGCATCGCCCTCCACCAATACCACGACGCGCATCAATCCTTACCGACTGGCTGCATTGAGTGGCGTGCCTACCGAGCTCCCCCTACCAGGCGGCAATTCGCCTGGTCTGCATTGCTACTCCCCTTCCTTGAGCAATCAAACCTCCATCAACAAATTGATTTCAACGTGCCTTACGACGCGCCAGCCAACGCGCCAGCCGCCGCCACTCGGCTTCAAGTATTCGAATGTCCAACAGCCCCCAACCGCCAGCTCTTGCGGGCTCAAACCGATTACGCGGGGCTGTACGGCGAAATCATCAACGATCGCATCTCCGATGATGGCATCTTCCTCTACGACCAGCGAATCGCCTTTCGCGATATTCGCGACGGCCTATCGAATACCTTGGCGGTTTCAGAGGATGTGG
Coding sequences within it:
- a CDS encoding DUF1559 domain-containing protein, translating into MCRKSAFTLVELLVVIAIIGILVGLLLPAVQAAREAARKASCKNNLRQIGIALHQYHDAHQSLPTGCIEWRAYRAPPTRRQFAWSALLLPFLEQSNLHQQIDFNVPYDAPANAPAAATRLQVFECPTAPNRQLLRAQTDYAGLYGEIINDRISDDGIFLYDQRIAFRDIRDGLSNTLAVSEDVGGPDSEWINGRNVFVQSGGINDPQAWIGDNEIRSQHTGGAMLLHCDSHVDFLSESIDRQILGAMITRATGDIVQLPQ
- a CDS encoding Rieske (2Fe-2S) protein, with protein sequence MSEEAPLPLFPDEESDPPYVTVAKVGDILEGRGRAFSVGNRMVAVFKNQEEYFAIDDFCPHQGASLAEGYVDDGCAVVCPWHHWCFSIADGTWLENPKIGVDKFKVRVVGQEIQVQVPKA
- a CDS encoding Wadjet anti-phage system protein JetD domain-containing protein, whose product is MITPAEIYQKVARLYTAGVQAWLAGDDSFFPRRIPANLSFHGLEHYELIQQVEQLRQGSKQAIGYGYSIRFERKVSRKHGENLFPSAIEIVSLDDLLLLLRKQKEFRVLVKATIQLRSSFPQLEPWIRQHWKRLILAAEHLPDLLQITQYMLANPNPDCYLRELPLPISTKILEQHKPLLGEWFNLLLPAHAINHGCDPRNFEQRYGFRYARKHLLVRVLDRDLLPELGIPFDELCLPAQTLAVLPSRNLRVIVVENKINLLTLPQVPRGIAFGGLGNDLSEFNTIEWLKSSELHYWGDIDVAGFQILERFRRAFPQTQSLLMDRETLDMHATLCTPLPKRHQATVGETQESANANSGVNVNSASCHLSRSEQELLAHCQHDAIQLEQEHLPQTYVTARIRALVR